TCGAAAATCTAAAGTTGCTCCGACTGCAACCTATAAGCAGAAAATCTACTAACAGGAAAAGATTCTGATAAAGGGACTGGTACAGGAACCTGGAGTACCATTCCTTCTCGTGCCATAATAGCACCAGGAAATTTCTCGGCGGCTTTTTGTCCTATACGATCCAAAAACTCATCGTCGTGGGATGGGTCGTGGTGAAAAATGACCAGAGTTTTGACATTAGCGGCTTTAGCTATCTTCACAGCTTCTTGCCATGTAGAATGCCCCCAACCAATTTTAGGTCTAGTTGGAGAATGATATTCTTCATCAGTGTAGGTACAATCGTAGATGAGAATGTCGGCGTTACGAGCTAACCATAGGACATTTTCATCTAGCCTGTCAGGATAATGCTCGGTATCGGTAATGTAAGCAGCAGCGCCACCACGCCAGTTAACTCTATACCCTATAGCTTCACCTGGATGTTTCAGTAGAGCTGTTTCTACAGTAACGTCATGAATGTGTATTGCTTGCCCCGGTATAACGTCGTAAAAATCTAAATCTGCTTGCATAATCTGCAAGGGCACAGGAAAATTTGGGTGCAGCATCT
The sequence above is a segment of the Mastigocladopsis repens PCC 10914 genome. Coding sequences within it:
- a CDS encoding MBL fold metallo-hydrolase, which encodes MYRIENQFTVHFWGVRGSIPCPGTHTVRYGGNTPCVEMQVGGKRLIFDGGTGLHVLGQSLLAKMPTEAHIFFTHSHWDHMQGFPFFSPGFIKGNIFHIYGAIAPDGSTIEQRLNDQMLHPNFPVPLQIMQADLDFYDVIPGQAIHIHDVTVETALLKHPGEAIGYRVNWRGGAAAYITDTEHYPDRLDENVLWLARNADILIYDCTYTDEEYHSPTRPKIGWGHSTWQEAVKIAKAANVKTLVIFHHDPSHDDEFLDRIGQKAAEKFPGAIMAREGMVLQVPVPVPLSESFPVSRFSAYRLQSEQL